AATGTTATAGGTTGATATTGTGCACAGGAGTTGGTAACATTCGGTTCTCATCCTCTGTCCAAACCACCAGAAATTTCAAATGTTGGTCAGCATCTTTCTGCAGCTGAGTTCCATTCTATGCTACAGAATGGAGGTGAGTTTAATATTTCTGCCTCCTTGTGCGACTTAGTTGCCTAGTTAGTATCTCTTAAAATTCTTTTCAGTTTAATCTGCTCAGTTAGTGCTCATGTCGACATTTTTATcagttattaatataatatataagaaaCTGCTTCTTTAAGCATAGTTTTTATATTCCTCAGGGAATCTTGTAGAAGAAAATAATCCACAAAAACTTATTCTGCTGGATGCTAGGAATTTATATGAGACGAGAATTGGGAAGTTTTACACTCCAACTGTAGAAACTTTGGATCCAGCAATCCGGCAATATAGTGATCTTCCTTCCTGGATTGATAATAACTCAGAGAAGTTGAAAGGAAAATGTGTCCTAATGTAAGTACAAGTGCCGTAGTTCATATTTTTAGGTTTTTAATGTCTAATTGTATCTTGACATATATTCTGTGATTACCCGTTTATTACGATTTTCTTGCACTCCTCCTTTATCCAGACATTCTTTCTTTGGTTATATTATGATTTAACTGCTAAAAGATGTTtctcttttttatattatatatgtagcaTTATGAATGTGTTTATGTCATTGTATCATGAAAATTTGCTTGCATCCTTGTATGTAATCGTAAAGTTTTCCTGCTATGCTCATGGCATACATTCGCTCATTTATTTGTAGTATGCTTTGATCATTATTTCTTATGGATAACATCtttctatcatattttttaattatccaGAGGGTGGTAGTAATGGCCAGAGCCAGACAGAGTAAGTAGATGCTCTTGTCCTGTGTTGGTAgcatcatactccctccgtcccaccaggttctttacgttactttttggcacgcattttaaggctcataTAAAggatacttacattatatatatatatatatatttttttaaatcctgaaaaaaagtttgacgtttaaactttaattcaggaaaagaaaaaaattaaaaatatgttatagaaCTATAATCTACGAGAGCCTCAGAATGCGTGTAAACAGTGCACGTAAACAATCaggcgggacggagggagtatattattgCATAGCTACCAGTTTTCTCAAGTCCCATGGTAAAAATGATGGTCACTATATTGTTTTCTTATAACTTTCATCTTCCTCGGCCTATTGGTTTCTCATTAGCTGTCTTCTCACAGGTATTGTACTGGTGGAATTAGGTGCGAAATGGCCTCAGCCTATGTTCGGTCAAAAGGTCCAGGATTTGAGAATGTCTTCCAGGTGACCTCCAAACCCTTTCCTTTGTAATCATCATGGGGATTGGTAAATTGATGTGCAGATATAAGTTAATGATGATTTTTGATTGGATGTTATATAGCTGAACTGATTCATTATGAAATTCTGTAAGTGATTGGTAGAGTGGTCAAGAATTACAGCATTTCATCTTTAGACAGTTCCTTCCTTAGAATCTTTGAACTTTTCTATTCAAGGCGCACAAATGGATTTTATAGGTGTTGATTATGGATTTGTTGTGTTTCTGTGTAGAATATAGATATCTGTTACTTAACATtaatgttttcaattttttatttgaaggtCATTTTTTATGCACATGTTATTTGTAATTGCAATATGTTCATCTGGGGaaattttttgtatgttttgttTGTTACCATTCTGTCTGATTAAGATAATTGGAAAATTGCTGTGCTGATTCCAGAATCTAGATTATATCATTTGGTACTTGACTGACCTAGGGAGGTGTGGAAAGTGGGAGGTGCCTGCTGCGCCCCTAGAAGGCTGACTGTTTAGaatattatgtttaaattttttaaagaaaattgacCCTCTAGTTTTTATACTGTGCCTTGTATGTTTCACCAGTTTTAGAGttacttaaaaattttcaattcCCATGGAACTAAGTTAGAATTCTTGCTTCCTTCAAAAATAAAGTTCCTCTGTCTTAATTTCAGCACTAAGTAACTAGTAGTTATACTCAATTTTgacaaattaaattaatcaatgaTATATCATATGATTACGatgtaatttaattattaattaataattaactcaTAGATAGGAACTCAATTAATAACTAAATGAGTTAATAATTTTGGTTGATTGAATTATAAGTACCTTGGAACTAGAAGTCCATTATCCAACTTAAAGTTCAATCAACCGTAGATAGTAACTCATTTCAGTTCCAAGGTACTTGCAGTTGAATAACTGAGTTACATACTTGCATTGAAACAAAAAAGTGATTCCTTCTCTTTTTTTAACATGTAAGTTACATATTTACATAGTAAAGACAAGATTCAAGCTTTGGTGCCTCGTAAGTCCAAACTCTCCTTGTCACAAGATTTGGTGAAGTCATAGTTTTTATCCTTGCACTTGGTTTGGCATGTAAAGCTTAAAGCCCCACTAAAAAAATAGCCCTAAGCGGTTTTTGCGATAATGAAGTTTAATTATTGAAATACTTTGGCTGCAGTTATATGGCGGAATTCAGCGTTACCTAGAGCAATATCCTGATGGTGGcttttttaaaggaaaaaattttgtttttgaccACAGGTATATATGTTATGTTCTTTAATTTGAAGATTTGAGTTTCTTTCTTACTAAGAATGATATTTGTGCACAGCTATGCATCACAGAACAGGCATAACATGtccatattaaaaattatgtttttcaGCTCCTACAGATATTTAAACGTCACAGATTAAAGGAGACATCTGAACTCGCTTCATATTGACATAGGGTTTTTTTGTAATGTGTCATTTTCTTGGTCATGTGAATATATGTGCTTTTTGAATGTTAAGAAAAAGACCCAATTTACATGATTATGGTATAACCTGgctcattattatattatataataaattcttgaattttgCTAACCAGCTAACTTATTTTTTGTAGGGTTTCTGTTGGCAGTTTAGATACAAATATCTTGGGTTCCTGCCTCCTCTGTAAAACAGCATATGATGATTATTCTTCTCGCAGTCGATGCAGTTACTGCAGAATGCTTGTGTTAGTTTGTGACAACTGTCGGGTATGTGCTGGTGACATAACTTCAAACTTATTATTGATTGTATATGTGCTGCAAATAGCTCGCTGCTGTAAATAAAACTTCAAAGTTTGTTCTGATTGAGTAATAGTGTATGTTGCTGCATATAACTCTCTCAACAACTTCAGATTGGTTTTAGTGTTTGTTTGTTCATTGAATGTTGTATCTTGTCAATAAAAAGCCCCCTTATTAGTTATTACGCACTTCTGTCAAacacatatattatatgattgACTTGGGTCCTCTAGCTTGGAAGATAGCTGAACTTAAGTAACTTTAGGAAGCACAAAGAAAATGTTGGGGAAGAGGAGCAATATATATTTCGTATGCCACCCAACAAAAGTTTGTGCTTGAATCTTGAAGCACAATATTGGTGTCTTCTTAATTACACCTGCCAGTCTGTCACCTACACTGTAACTGTTATAAATTCATAACAAAATCCAAGTATACCGGTTGCTTTATCATTATTCACTCACAACAGAAGGAAATATTTTTGCGTTGGAGAAGTTATTCTATACACATTTTAGTGCATGTATAAATATCAACATAAGAGGATTACTGCCTATTCTGTTGTAAATGCAATTTTTTAGATATGATCCTAGTtagattattaatattaaatagtttgattattaatattatttacacAACCTGACAGGAAagagtttatgaatatgttTGTGAACTGTGTCATGATAATGGCAAGCGTGTTCCATTGCTTCTATCAGTTGAAAATGAAGAGTTACATGAAACAACAATATCCCCTGATCTAGAAGTTTGTGTTACAATGAATGCCAGTCAGAAAAATGGTAAGCTCTGCATACTGCTTTACTTTTTATAGTTTTGTATTTGCATAGGTATCGTGTAATTTCCATCTTTTCATATATATTAGCCAATCATTAATGCAAAGTGTGATTCTGCAAAAGTCATGACCACTTCTTTgcttaaactttaataacttatgTAGAGttttaaatttacaaaaatatatattaacagGTGCAACATCAAGAAAACTGAGAATTTTGTGCTTACATGGGTTCCGGCAGAATGCTTCTGGTTTCAAAGGAAGATTGGCATCACTAGCCAAGAAACTCAAAAACATCGCCGAGCTTGTTTTTATCAATGGGCCTCATGAGCTGCCATTCATCTACCAGCCCAGAGATGAAAATCTTAATCATATATCAGTCTGTGCAGAGCAAAGTTCACAGCCAC
This genomic window from Daucus carota subsp. sativus chromosome 7, DH1 v3.0, whole genome shotgun sequence contains:
- the LOC108193234 gene encoding rhodanese-like domain-containing protein 6, translating into MADNKSTPDHYGVLLYYKYTLIPDVNELFNLYNTNCNSLSLLGRVRLSPNGVNVTIGGKLASLEKHIATMKSNPLFEGTDFKLATCHQPSMDKVAEECGFTSLSIRIVKELVTFGSHPLSKPPEISNVGQHLSAAEFHSMLQNGGNLVEENNPQKLILLDARNLYETRIGKFYTPTVETLDPAIRQYSDLPSWIDNNSEKLKGKCVLMYCTGGIRCEMASAYVRSKGPGFENVFQLYGGIQRYLEQYPDGGFFKGKNFVFDHRVSVGSLDTNILGSCLLCKTAYDDYSSRSRCSYCRMLVLVCDNCRERVYEYVCELCHDNGKRVPLLLSVENEELHETTISPDLEVCVTMNASQKNGATSRKLRILCLHGFRQNASGFKGRLASLAKKLKNIAELVFINGPHELPFIYQPRDENLNHISVCAEQSSQPPKSCSKKFAWLVDPNISWKGDADWKVADGPFDSLQYQQQTQGFDESLGYLKKVYLQEGPFDGILGFSQGAAMAASVCGLQQKLKGEIEFRFVILCSGFAVNMGYEKGSINCPSLHVFGNEKGDDRQITSQTSRDLESLFEEGSRVTIEHEFGHIIPTRSPYIDQIKSFLHRFL